In Candidatus Methylomirabilota bacterium, the following proteins share a genomic window:
- a CDS encoding S4 domain-containing protein has protein sequence MRLDLFLKTSRLVKRRSQAKALCDAERVRVNGRPAKAGQQIRAGNRIALDLYRGEMVVEVQEILPAVRGRGGASARYTVVAERRSRKGMIDQGEEGSDAGFHE, from the coding sequence ATGAGATTGGATCTCTTCCTGAAGACCTCTCGCTTGGTCAAACGTCGGAGCCAAGCCAAGGCCCTCTGCGATGCAGAGCGGGTCCGGGTCAACGGACGTCCGGCGAAAGCGGGTCAACAAATTCGGGCGGGAAACCGCATTGCCCTGGATCTGTATCGGGGCGAGATGGTGGTCGAGGTACAAGAGATCCTGCCGGCGGTGAGGGGTCGGGGTGGAGCCTCGGCCCGGTATACGGTGGTGGCGGAGCGCCGATCGAGAAAGGGGATGATTGACCAGGGAGAAGAGGGGAGTGATGCAGGTTTTCATGAATAG